From Lagopus muta isolate bLagMut1 chromosome 28, bLagMut1 primary, whole genome shotgun sequence, a single genomic window includes:
- the ITGA7 gene encoding integrin alpha-7 isoform X3: protein MAGLSLPGLFVPWLCLQLMGTAAFNLDAANTLLKDGTRGSLFGFSVALHRQLSPEPASWLLVGAPQAPALPSQAANRTGGLFACPLTPEPSDCWRVPIDEGVDLQRESKENQWLGVSVKSQGAGGKIVTCAHRYEARNRVQQPLETRDVIGRCFVLSQDLRVHDELDGGEWKFCEGRPQGHDRFGFCQQGLAAAFSPDQHYVLFGAPGTYNWKGNMRVELLNQSSLDLLRYDDGPYEAGGEKDQDPSLIPVPANSYFGFSVDSGAGLTRRRELSFVSGAPRANHTGAVVILRRDSAHRLVPEAVLTGEQLTSAFGYALAVLDLNSDGWMDLVVGAPHFFERKAEIGGAAYVYINPAGHWDAATPLRLTGTHGSMFGIALGTAGDLNLDGFEDLAVGAPFDGAGKVYIYHGSKLGIVVKPAQVLDGEGVGVTTFGYALSGGVDVDGNLYPDLLVGSLSDTVVLYRARPVVYISRNVSLLPANIDLEQSNCQHQEGICVDVQACFSYTATPASYSPPLVLEYVFDADTERRRLGHPPRVTFLGRRPSDPEHQFSQTVELPRQHARTCTTATFQLQDSIRDKLRPIAVTLAYGIQGAGTPRRSRSATLPPVPPVLSPQQPSSHRTEVHFLKQGCGDDKICQSNLQLRFQFCTRLGDADFLPLPKGEDGTAIFAMSDQKDVALEIHVTNMPSDPTEPQRDGDDAHEAVLTARFPQELPYSAVRPYDGRTAPDKPVVCLANQNGSQVECELGNPMKRGAQVRFYLILSTLGITLQTTDLAVELALSTISEQPTLEPVVARARVVIELPLSVTGVAVPPRLFFGGTVRGESAVRRESQVGSAVLFEVTVSNRGPSLKTLGSAFLNLLWPHELSNGKWLLYPLQLELLAAPGLQTVCSPAANPLRLALEPPGEAEVTEEPAVESWWVPAPAERRRNVTLDCAQGTARCMAFRCPLYSFERAAVLTARGRLWNSTFLEEYLAVTSVELIVRASVSVTSSIKNLVLKDASTQIPVTIYLDPGVAVAGGVPWWVILLAVLAGILVLALLIFILWKLGFFRRARYVPPAVPQYHAVKIPREERQQFREEKMGTIQRKEWAVNWSESSDGHVTPSSA, encoded by the exons ATGGCGGGGCTGTCCCTCCCGGGGCTGTTCGTGCcgtggctctgcctgcagctgatgGGCACCGCAGCTTTCAACTTGGACGCTGCCAACACTCTGCTGAAGGACGGAACCCGGGGCAGCCTCTTCGGTTTCTCGGTGGCTTTACACCGGCAGCTCAGCCCCGAGCCGGCCAGCTG gctgctggtggGAGCCCCCCAGGCGCCGGCGCTGCCCAGCCAAGCGGCCAACAGGACGGGGGGGCTCTTTGCTTGCCCGCTGACCCCCGAGCCCTCCGACTGCTGGCGGGTGCCCATTGATGAGGGAG TGGATCTGCaaagagagagcaaagagaacCAGTGGCTGGGGGTGAGCGTGAAGAGCCAGGGCGCTGGTGGCAAGATCGTG ACCTGTGCCCACCGGTACGAAGCTCGGAACCGCGTGCAGCAGCCGCTGGAGACGAGGGATGTGATCGGGCGCTGCTTCGTGCTGAGCCAGGACCTCAGGGTGCACGACGAGCTGGATGGTGGAGAGTGGAAGTTCTGTGAGGGGCGGCCGCAGGGCCACGACCGCTTCGGGTTCTGCCAGCAGGGCTTGGCTGCAGCATTCAGCCCCGATCAGCACTACGTCCTCTTTGGGGCGCCCGGCACCTATAATTGGAAAG GGAACATGCGTGTGGAGCTGCTAAACCAGAGCTCCCTCGATCTCCTGCGCTACGACGACGGCCCCTATGAAGCTGGGGGCGAGAAGGACCAGGACCCCTCGCTCATCCCTGTGCCCGCCAACAGCTACTTCG GATTCTCAGTGGATTCGGGAGCGGGGCTGACGCGGCGCCGGGAGCTGAGCTTTGTCAGTGGGGCACCACGTGCCAACCACACGGGTGCTGTGGTCATCCTGCGCCGTGACAGCGCACACCGCCTGGTGCCCGAGGCTGTGCTGACCGGAGAGCAGCTCACATCTGCCTTTGGCTACGCACTGGCAGTGCTGGACCTCAACAGTGATGG CTGGATGGACTTGGTGGTGGGGGCTCCCCATTTCTTCGAGCGCAAGGCTGAGATCGGGGGGGCTGCCTATGTCTACATCAACCCAGCGGGGCACTGGGATGCTGCCACCCCCCTGCGCCTCACCGGCACCCACGGCTCCATGTTTGGCATCGCCCTGGGCACCGCTGGTGACCTCAACCTGGATGGCTTTGAGG ACCTGGCTGTGGGAGCCCCGTTTGATGGTGCTGGCAAGGTGTACATCTACCATGGCAGCAAGTTGGGCATCGTGGTGAAACCGGCTCAG GTGCTGGATGGGGAAGGCGTGGGGGTGACAACTTTTGGGTACGCGCTCTCCGGGGGGGTTGATGTGGATGGGAACCTCTACCCCGACCTGCTTGTTGGCTCCCTGTCTGACACTGTGGTGCTGTACAG AGCCCGTCCAGTGGTCTACATCTCCCGGAACGTCTCCCTGCTCCCCGCCAACATCGACCTGGAGCAGAGCAACTGCCAGCACCAGGAGGGCATCTG CGTGGATGTCCAAGCATGCTTCAGCTACACAGCCACCCCCGCCAGCTACAGCCCCCCCCTGG TGCTGGAATACGTGTTTGATGCCGACACGGAGCGCCGACGGTTGGGTCACCCCCCCCGTGTCACCTTCCTGGGCCGTCGGCCCTCGGATCCTGAGCACCAGTTCTCCCAAACTGTGGAGCTGCCCCGGCAGCACGCACGCACCTGCACCACTGCCACCTTCCAGCTCCAG GACAGCATCCGTGACAAACTGCGCCCCATCGCCGTCACCCTTGCCTATGGCATCCAGGGGGCTGGGACACCACGGCGCAGTCGGAGTGCCACCCTGCCTCCCGTGCCCCCTGTGCTCAGCCCACAGCAACCCAGCAGCCACCGCACCGAG GTGCACTTTCTGAAGCAGGGCTGCGGGGACGACAAGATCTGCCAGAGCAACCTGCAGCTGCGCTTCCAGTTCTGCACCCGCCTGGGAGATGCTGATTTCCTGCCCCTACCCAA GGGTGAGGATGGCACCGCTATCTTCGCCATGAGCGACCAGAAGGACGTGGCCCTGGAGATCCATGTCACCAACATGCCCTCGGACCCCACGGAGCCGCAGCGGGATGGGGATGATGCCCACGaggctgtgctcactgcccGCTTCCCCCAGGAGCTGCCCTACTCCGCCGTGCGACCCTACGATGGCCGCACAGCACCG GACAAGCCAGTGGTGTGCCTTGCCAACCAGAACGGCTCACAGGTGGAGTGTGAGCTGGGGAACCCCATGAAACGTGGAGCCCAG GTGCGCTTCTACCTTATCCTCAGCACTCTGGGCATCACCCTGCAGACCACCGACCTGGCAGTGGAGCTGGCCCTGTCCAC GATCAGCGAGCAGCCAACCCTGGAGCCGGTGGTGGCCCGGGCGCGTGTGGTCATCGAGCTGCCCCTCTCGGTGACGGG CGTGGCGGTGCCTCCCCGGCTCTTCTTTGGGGGGACAGTGCGGGGTGAGAGCGCGGTGCGGCGCGAGAGCCAGGTGGGCAGCGCTGTGCTCTTCGAGGTGACG GTGTCCAACCGGGGCCCGTCGCTGAAGACGTTAGGCTCAGCCTTCCTCAACCTGCTGTGGCCACACGAGCTCAGCAATGGGAAGTGGCTGCTTTACCcgctgcagctggagctgctggctgcaccgGGACTGCAGACagtgtgcagccctgctgccaatCCCCTGCGCCTGGCGTTG GAGCCACCGGGAGAGGCTGAGGTCACCGAGGAGCCTGCTGTGGAGTCCTGGTGGGTGCCAGCGCCCGCTGAAAGGAGGAGGAACGTCACGCTG GACTGTGCCCAGGGCACTGCGCGCTGCATGGCGTTCCGCTGCCCCCTCTACAGCTTCGAGCGCGCTGCTGTGCTGACTGCACGCGGGCGGCTCTGGAACAGCACCTTCCTGGAG GAATACCTGGCCGTCACTTCGGTGGAGCTGATTGTGCGCGCCAGCGTCTCGGTGACCTCTTCCATCAAGAACCTGGTGCTGAAGGATGCTTCCACGCAG ATCCCTGTCACCATTTACCTGGACCCCGGTGTGGCGGTGGCTGGCGGTGTGCCCTGGTGGGTcatcctgctggctgtgctggctggcATCCTGGTTCTGGCACTGCTGATCTTCATCCTCTGGAAG TTGGGCTTCTTCCGCCGGGCACGCTACGTGCCGCCGGCCGTGCCACAGTACCACGCTGTGAAGATCCCACgggaggagaggcagcagtTCCGCGAGGAGAAGATGGGCACCATCCAGAGGAAGGAGTGGGCTGTGAACTGGAGCGAGTCCAGCGATGGGCACGTCACCCCCAGCTCAGCATAA
- the ITGA7 gene encoding integrin alpha-7 isoform X7 codes for MAGLSLPGLFVPWLCLQLMGTAAFNLDAANTLLKDGTRGSLFGFSVALHRQLSPEPASWLLVGAPQAPALPSQAANRTGGLFACPLTPEPSDCWRVPIDEGVDLQRESKENQWLGVSVKSQGAGGKIVTCAHRYEARNRVQQPLETRDVIGRCFVLSQDLRVHDELDGGEWKFCEGRPQGHDRFGFCQQGLAAAFSPDQHYVLFGAPGTYNWKGLLFVTNIDSSDPDQLVYKSPDPNEKVPGAAGDVPQNSYLGFSVDSGAGLTRRRELSFVSGAPRANHTGAVVILRRDSAHRLVPEAVLTGEQLTSAFGYALAVLDLNSDGWMDLVVGAPHFFERKAEIGGAAYVYINPAGHWDAATPLRLTGTHGSMFGIALGTAGDLNLDGFEDLAVGAPFDGAGKVYIYHGSKLGIVVKPAQVLDGEGVGVTTFGYALSGGVDVDGNLYPDLLVGSLSDTVVLYRARPVVYISRNVSLLPANIDLEQSNCQHQEGICVDVQACFSYTATPASYSPPLVLEYVFDADTERRRLGHPPRVTFLGRRPSDPEHQFSQTVELPRQHARTCTTATFQLQDSIRDKLRPIAVTLAYGIQGAGTPRRSRSATLPPVPPVLSPQQPSSHRTEVHFLKQGCGDDKICQSNLQLRFQFCTRLGDADFLPLPKGEDGTAIFAMSDQKDVALEIHVTNMPSDPTEPQRDGDDAHEAVLTARFPQELPYSAVRPYDGRTAPDKPVVCLANQNGSQVECELGNPMKRGAQVRFYLILSTLGITLQTTDLAVELALSTISEQPTLEPVVARARVVIELPLSVTGVAVPPRLFFGGTVRGESAVRRESQVGSAVLFEVTVSNRGPSLKTLGSAFLNLLWPHELSNGKWLLYPLQLELLAAPGLQTVCSPAANPLRLALEPPGEAEVTEEPAVESWWVPAPAERRRNVTLDCAQGTARCMAFRCPLYSFERAAVLTARGRLWNSTFLEEYLAVTSVELIVRASVSVTSSIKNLVLKDASTQIPVTIYLDPGVAVAGGVPWWVILLAVLAGILVLALLIFILWKCGFFKRSSPTSRYTANYYRARRGLQPSEVDKQALQGQR; via the exons ATGGCGGGGCTGTCCCTCCCGGGGCTGTTCGTGCcgtggctctgcctgcagctgatgGGCACCGCAGCTTTCAACTTGGACGCTGCCAACACTCTGCTGAAGGACGGAACCCGGGGCAGCCTCTTCGGTTTCTCGGTGGCTTTACACCGGCAGCTCAGCCCCGAGCCGGCCAGCTG gctgctggtggGAGCCCCCCAGGCGCCGGCGCTGCCCAGCCAAGCGGCCAACAGGACGGGGGGGCTCTTTGCTTGCCCGCTGACCCCCGAGCCCTCCGACTGCTGGCGGGTGCCCATTGATGAGGGAG TGGATCTGCaaagagagagcaaagagaacCAGTGGCTGGGGGTGAGCGTGAAGAGCCAGGGCGCTGGTGGCAAGATCGTG ACCTGTGCCCACCGGTACGAAGCTCGGAACCGCGTGCAGCAGCCGCTGGAGACGAGGGATGTGATCGGGCGCTGCTTCGTGCTGAGCCAGGACCTCAGGGTGCACGACGAGCTGGATGGTGGAGAGTGGAAGTTCTGTGAGGGGCGGCCGCAGGGCCACGACCGCTTCGGGTTCTGCCAGCAGGGCTTGGCTGCAGCATTCAGCCCCGATCAGCACTACGTCCTCTTTGGGGCGCCCGGCACCTATAATTGGAAAG GTTTGTTGTTTGTGACAAACATTGATAGCTCAGATCCCGACCAGCTGGTGTACAAAAGCCCAGACCCCAACGAGAAGGTGCCCGGCGCAGCGGGCGATGTGCCCCAGAATAGCTACCTGG GATTCTCAGTGGATTCGGGAGCGGGGCTGACGCGGCGCCGGGAGCTGAGCTTTGTCAGTGGGGCACCACGTGCCAACCACACGGGTGCTGTGGTCATCCTGCGCCGTGACAGCGCACACCGCCTGGTGCCCGAGGCTGTGCTGACCGGAGAGCAGCTCACATCTGCCTTTGGCTACGCACTGGCAGTGCTGGACCTCAACAGTGATGG CTGGATGGACTTGGTGGTGGGGGCTCCCCATTTCTTCGAGCGCAAGGCTGAGATCGGGGGGGCTGCCTATGTCTACATCAACCCAGCGGGGCACTGGGATGCTGCCACCCCCCTGCGCCTCACCGGCACCCACGGCTCCATGTTTGGCATCGCCCTGGGCACCGCTGGTGACCTCAACCTGGATGGCTTTGAGG ACCTGGCTGTGGGAGCCCCGTTTGATGGTGCTGGCAAGGTGTACATCTACCATGGCAGCAAGTTGGGCATCGTGGTGAAACCGGCTCAG GTGCTGGATGGGGAAGGCGTGGGGGTGACAACTTTTGGGTACGCGCTCTCCGGGGGGGTTGATGTGGATGGGAACCTCTACCCCGACCTGCTTGTTGGCTCCCTGTCTGACACTGTGGTGCTGTACAG AGCCCGTCCAGTGGTCTACATCTCCCGGAACGTCTCCCTGCTCCCCGCCAACATCGACCTGGAGCAGAGCAACTGCCAGCACCAGGAGGGCATCTG CGTGGATGTCCAAGCATGCTTCAGCTACACAGCCACCCCCGCCAGCTACAGCCCCCCCCTGG TGCTGGAATACGTGTTTGATGCCGACACGGAGCGCCGACGGTTGGGTCACCCCCCCCGTGTCACCTTCCTGGGCCGTCGGCCCTCGGATCCTGAGCACCAGTTCTCCCAAACTGTGGAGCTGCCCCGGCAGCACGCACGCACCTGCACCACTGCCACCTTCCAGCTCCAG GACAGCATCCGTGACAAACTGCGCCCCATCGCCGTCACCCTTGCCTATGGCATCCAGGGGGCTGGGACACCACGGCGCAGTCGGAGTGCCACCCTGCCTCCCGTGCCCCCTGTGCTCAGCCCACAGCAACCCAGCAGCCACCGCACCGAG GTGCACTTTCTGAAGCAGGGCTGCGGGGACGACAAGATCTGCCAGAGCAACCTGCAGCTGCGCTTCCAGTTCTGCACCCGCCTGGGAGATGCTGATTTCCTGCCCCTACCCAA GGGTGAGGATGGCACCGCTATCTTCGCCATGAGCGACCAGAAGGACGTGGCCCTGGAGATCCATGTCACCAACATGCCCTCGGACCCCACGGAGCCGCAGCGGGATGGGGATGATGCCCACGaggctgtgctcactgcccGCTTCCCCCAGGAGCTGCCCTACTCCGCCGTGCGACCCTACGATGGCCGCACAGCACCG GACAAGCCAGTGGTGTGCCTTGCCAACCAGAACGGCTCACAGGTGGAGTGTGAGCTGGGGAACCCCATGAAACGTGGAGCCCAG GTGCGCTTCTACCTTATCCTCAGCACTCTGGGCATCACCCTGCAGACCACCGACCTGGCAGTGGAGCTGGCCCTGTCCAC GATCAGCGAGCAGCCAACCCTGGAGCCGGTGGTGGCCCGGGCGCGTGTGGTCATCGAGCTGCCCCTCTCGGTGACGGG CGTGGCGGTGCCTCCCCGGCTCTTCTTTGGGGGGACAGTGCGGGGTGAGAGCGCGGTGCGGCGCGAGAGCCAGGTGGGCAGCGCTGTGCTCTTCGAGGTGACG GTGTCCAACCGGGGCCCGTCGCTGAAGACGTTAGGCTCAGCCTTCCTCAACCTGCTGTGGCCACACGAGCTCAGCAATGGGAAGTGGCTGCTTTACCcgctgcagctggagctgctggctgcaccgGGACTGCAGACagtgtgcagccctgctgccaatCCCCTGCGCCTGGCGTTG GAGCCACCGGGAGAGGCTGAGGTCACCGAGGAGCCTGCTGTGGAGTCCTGGTGGGTGCCAGCGCCCGCTGAAAGGAGGAGGAACGTCACGCTG GACTGTGCCCAGGGCACTGCGCGCTGCATGGCGTTCCGCTGCCCCCTCTACAGCTTCGAGCGCGCTGCTGTGCTGACTGCACGCGGGCGGCTCTGGAACAGCACCTTCCTGGAG GAATACCTGGCCGTCACTTCGGTGGAGCTGATTGTGCGCGCCAGCGTCTCGGTGACCTCTTCCATCAAGAACCTGGTGCTGAAGGATGCTTCCACGCAG ATCCCTGTCACCATTTACCTGGACCCCGGTGTGGCGGTGGCTGGCGGTGTGCCCTGGTGGGTcatcctgctggctgtgctggctggcATCCTGGTTCTGGCACTGCTGATCTTCATCCTCTGGAAG TGCGGCTTCTTCAAGCGGAGCAGCCCAACCTCCCGCTACACTGCTAATTATTACCGGGCACGTCgggggctgcagccctcagaGGTGGACAAACAGGCGCTGCAGGGCCAGCGGTAA
- the ITGA7 gene encoding integrin alpha-7 isoform X6, protein MAGLSLPGLFVPWLCLQLMGTAAFNLDAANTLLKDGTRGSLFGFSVALHRQLSPEPASWLLVGAPQAPALPSQAANRTGGLFACPLTPEPSDCWRVPIDEGVDLQRESKENQWLGVSVKSQGAGGKIVTCAHRYEARNRVQQPLETRDVIGRCFVLSQDLRVHDELDGGEWKFCEGRPQGHDRFGFCQQGLAAAFSPDQHYVLFGAPGTYNWKGNMRVELLNQSSLDLLRYDDGPYEAGGEKDQDPSLIPVPANSYFGFSVDSGAGLTRRRELSFVSGAPRANHTGAVVILRRDSAHRLVPEAVLTGEQLTSAFGYALAVLDLNSDGWMDLVVGAPHFFERKAEIGGAAYVYINPAGHWDAATPLRLTGTHGSMFGIALGTAGDLNLDGFEDLAVGAPFDGAGKVYIYHGSKLGIVVKPAQVLDGEGVGVTTFGYALSGGVDVDGNLYPDLLVGSLSDTVVLYRARPVVYISRNVSLLPANIDLEQSNCQHQEGICVDVQACFSYTATPASYSPPLVLEYVFDADTERRRLGHPPRVTFLGRRPSDPEHQFSQTVELPRQHARTCTTATFQLQDSIRDKLRPIAVTLAYGIQGAGTPRRSRSATLPPVPPVLSPQQPSSHRTEVHFLKQGCGDDKICQSNLQLRFQFCTRLGDADFLPLPKGEDGTAIFAMSDQKDVALEIHVTNMPSDPTEPQRDGDDAHEAVLTARFPQELPYSAVRPYDGRTAPDKPVVCLANQNGSQVECELGNPMKRGAQVRFYLILSTLGITLQTTDLAVELALSTISEQPTLEPVVARARVVIELPLSVTGVAVPPRLFFGGTVRGESAVRRESQVGSAVLFEVTVSNRGPSLKTLGSAFLNLLWPHELSNGKWLLYPLQLELLAAPGLQTVCSPAANPLRLALEPPGEAEVTEEPAVESWWVPAPAERRRNVTLDCAQGTARCMAFRCPLYSFERAAVLTARGRLWNSTFLEEYLAVTSVELIVRASVSVTSSIKNLVLKDASTQIPVTIYLDPGVAVAGGVPWWVILLAVLAGILVLALLIFILWKCGFFKRSSPTSRYTANYYRARRGLQPSEVDKQALQGQR, encoded by the exons ATGGCGGGGCTGTCCCTCCCGGGGCTGTTCGTGCcgtggctctgcctgcagctgatgGGCACCGCAGCTTTCAACTTGGACGCTGCCAACACTCTGCTGAAGGACGGAACCCGGGGCAGCCTCTTCGGTTTCTCGGTGGCTTTACACCGGCAGCTCAGCCCCGAGCCGGCCAGCTG gctgctggtggGAGCCCCCCAGGCGCCGGCGCTGCCCAGCCAAGCGGCCAACAGGACGGGGGGGCTCTTTGCTTGCCCGCTGACCCCCGAGCCCTCCGACTGCTGGCGGGTGCCCATTGATGAGGGAG TGGATCTGCaaagagagagcaaagagaacCAGTGGCTGGGGGTGAGCGTGAAGAGCCAGGGCGCTGGTGGCAAGATCGTG ACCTGTGCCCACCGGTACGAAGCTCGGAACCGCGTGCAGCAGCCGCTGGAGACGAGGGATGTGATCGGGCGCTGCTTCGTGCTGAGCCAGGACCTCAGGGTGCACGACGAGCTGGATGGTGGAGAGTGGAAGTTCTGTGAGGGGCGGCCGCAGGGCCACGACCGCTTCGGGTTCTGCCAGCAGGGCTTGGCTGCAGCATTCAGCCCCGATCAGCACTACGTCCTCTTTGGGGCGCCCGGCACCTATAATTGGAAAG GGAACATGCGTGTGGAGCTGCTAAACCAGAGCTCCCTCGATCTCCTGCGCTACGACGACGGCCCCTATGAAGCTGGGGGCGAGAAGGACCAGGACCCCTCGCTCATCCCTGTGCCCGCCAACAGCTACTTCG GATTCTCAGTGGATTCGGGAGCGGGGCTGACGCGGCGCCGGGAGCTGAGCTTTGTCAGTGGGGCACCACGTGCCAACCACACGGGTGCTGTGGTCATCCTGCGCCGTGACAGCGCACACCGCCTGGTGCCCGAGGCTGTGCTGACCGGAGAGCAGCTCACATCTGCCTTTGGCTACGCACTGGCAGTGCTGGACCTCAACAGTGATGG CTGGATGGACTTGGTGGTGGGGGCTCCCCATTTCTTCGAGCGCAAGGCTGAGATCGGGGGGGCTGCCTATGTCTACATCAACCCAGCGGGGCACTGGGATGCTGCCACCCCCCTGCGCCTCACCGGCACCCACGGCTCCATGTTTGGCATCGCCCTGGGCACCGCTGGTGACCTCAACCTGGATGGCTTTGAGG ACCTGGCTGTGGGAGCCCCGTTTGATGGTGCTGGCAAGGTGTACATCTACCATGGCAGCAAGTTGGGCATCGTGGTGAAACCGGCTCAG GTGCTGGATGGGGAAGGCGTGGGGGTGACAACTTTTGGGTACGCGCTCTCCGGGGGGGTTGATGTGGATGGGAACCTCTACCCCGACCTGCTTGTTGGCTCCCTGTCTGACACTGTGGTGCTGTACAG AGCCCGTCCAGTGGTCTACATCTCCCGGAACGTCTCCCTGCTCCCCGCCAACATCGACCTGGAGCAGAGCAACTGCCAGCACCAGGAGGGCATCTG CGTGGATGTCCAAGCATGCTTCAGCTACACAGCCACCCCCGCCAGCTACAGCCCCCCCCTGG TGCTGGAATACGTGTTTGATGCCGACACGGAGCGCCGACGGTTGGGTCACCCCCCCCGTGTCACCTTCCTGGGCCGTCGGCCCTCGGATCCTGAGCACCAGTTCTCCCAAACTGTGGAGCTGCCCCGGCAGCACGCACGCACCTGCACCACTGCCACCTTCCAGCTCCAG GACAGCATCCGTGACAAACTGCGCCCCATCGCCGTCACCCTTGCCTATGGCATCCAGGGGGCTGGGACACCACGGCGCAGTCGGAGTGCCACCCTGCCTCCCGTGCCCCCTGTGCTCAGCCCACAGCAACCCAGCAGCCACCGCACCGAG GTGCACTTTCTGAAGCAGGGCTGCGGGGACGACAAGATCTGCCAGAGCAACCTGCAGCTGCGCTTCCAGTTCTGCACCCGCCTGGGAGATGCTGATTTCCTGCCCCTACCCAA GGGTGAGGATGGCACCGCTATCTTCGCCATGAGCGACCAGAAGGACGTGGCCCTGGAGATCCATGTCACCAACATGCCCTCGGACCCCACGGAGCCGCAGCGGGATGGGGATGATGCCCACGaggctgtgctcactgcccGCTTCCCCCAGGAGCTGCCCTACTCCGCCGTGCGACCCTACGATGGCCGCACAGCACCG GACAAGCCAGTGGTGTGCCTTGCCAACCAGAACGGCTCACAGGTGGAGTGTGAGCTGGGGAACCCCATGAAACGTGGAGCCCAG GTGCGCTTCTACCTTATCCTCAGCACTCTGGGCATCACCCTGCAGACCACCGACCTGGCAGTGGAGCTGGCCCTGTCCAC GATCAGCGAGCAGCCAACCCTGGAGCCGGTGGTGGCCCGGGCGCGTGTGGTCATCGAGCTGCCCCTCTCGGTGACGGG CGTGGCGGTGCCTCCCCGGCTCTTCTTTGGGGGGACAGTGCGGGGTGAGAGCGCGGTGCGGCGCGAGAGCCAGGTGGGCAGCGCTGTGCTCTTCGAGGTGACG GTGTCCAACCGGGGCCCGTCGCTGAAGACGTTAGGCTCAGCCTTCCTCAACCTGCTGTGGCCACACGAGCTCAGCAATGGGAAGTGGCTGCTTTACCcgctgcagctggagctgctggctgcaccgGGACTGCAGACagtgtgcagccctgctgccaatCCCCTGCGCCTGGCGTTG GAGCCACCGGGAGAGGCTGAGGTCACCGAGGAGCCTGCTGTGGAGTCCTGGTGGGTGCCAGCGCCCGCTGAAAGGAGGAGGAACGTCACGCTG GACTGTGCCCAGGGCACTGCGCGCTGCATGGCGTTCCGCTGCCCCCTCTACAGCTTCGAGCGCGCTGCTGTGCTGACTGCACGCGGGCGGCTCTGGAACAGCACCTTCCTGGAG GAATACCTGGCCGTCACTTCGGTGGAGCTGATTGTGCGCGCCAGCGTCTCGGTGACCTCTTCCATCAAGAACCTGGTGCTGAAGGATGCTTCCACGCAG ATCCCTGTCACCATTTACCTGGACCCCGGTGTGGCGGTGGCTGGCGGTGTGCCCTGGTGGGTcatcctgctggctgtgctggctggcATCCTGGTTCTGGCACTGCTGATCTTCATCCTCTGGAAG TGCGGCTTCTTCAAGCGGAGCAGCCCAACCTCCCGCTACACTGCTAATTATTACCGGGCACGTCgggggctgcagccctcagaGGTGGACAAACAGGCGCTGCAGGGCCAGCGGTAA